From the Desulfosarcina sp. BuS5 genome, one window contains:
- a CDS encoding ATP-binding response regulator, giving the protein MMMEASSKTVCSEKEMKKILVVDNHPVMLQFMTKLLEGMGHDVITAEDGLAALDVLESCLPDIIFIDLIMPRIGGKKLCRIIRNMPEMKSVFIVILSAVAAEDDLDFISLGANACIAKGPVQIMRNHISDLLNSPDFGASRGLLNKTLGYENMTMRQISKELLQSGRHYKRILRYLSEGVIELSVDERIIFVNPVAISLACIPEEKLLSLNFIELFQKEHQDKIIGILRESKSDRKSKSDLHEDPDYFIVPLNGNQVEINILPVEDYENNTTIVILNDVTEHKKIEEQLRYSQKMEAVGTLSGGIAHDFNNLLMGIQGNVSLALLNLNPEDSNYLKLKNIEEYISNGAKLTRQLLEYSRGGKYEVKTTNLNRLIKKQVDLFSPTRKEITVIGNYDPELWPVEVDQGQIEQVVLNLYINSSHAMPGCGKLYIKTGNVVVKDNHNFPFKVDPGRYACVTVKDTGVGMDAETLERIFDPFFTTREVGSGSGLGLASAYGIVKNHNGFIDVKSAPGEGSAFQIYLPVSKNKVKEESVVSEDIVKADETVLLVDDENMIIEVGREILEYLGYSVITAGSGREVIEIMNHSHSEDSEDSNENEVAAGSVKPDLVILDMVMPDMNGGAVFDALRNISPGIKVILSSGYSANGKVDKIMNRGCNGFIQKPFGLKQLSQKIREVLDD; this is encoded by the coding sequence ATGATGATGGAAGCAAGTTCAAAAACAGTATGCAGTGAAAAAGAAATGAAAAAAATTTTGGTTGTGGATAATCATCCAGTAATGTTGCAGTTTATGACAAAACTGCTTGAAGGTATGGGGCATGATGTTATCACTGCCGAAGACGGACTTGCTGCGCTCGATGTTTTAGAGTCTTGTCTGCCGGACATAATTTTTATTGATCTTATAATGCCTAGAATCGGCGGGAAAAAGTTATGTCGCATTATTCGCAATATGCCTGAGATGAAATCTGTGTTTATCGTAATTCTTTCAGCGGTTGCGGCTGAGGATGATCTTGATTTTATCAGTCTTGGAGCAAATGCCTGTATTGCCAAAGGTCCTGTGCAGATAATGAGGAATCATATAAGCGATTTGTTAAATTCGCCGGATTTTGGGGCGTCCAGGGGTTTATTAAATAAGACTTTAGGGTATGAAAATATGACTATGCGCCAAATTTCAAAAGAACTGCTCCAGTCCGGAAGACATTATAAGAGAATTCTGCGGTACCTGTCAGAGGGGGTTATAGAGCTATCAGTAGATGAAAGGATTATTTTTGTTAATCCGGTTGCAATTTCGTTAGCATGTATTCCGGAAGAGAAGCTGCTGAGTTTAAATTTTATAGAACTGTTTCAAAAAGAACACCAGGATAAAATAATAGGAATCCTCAGAGAGAGCAAATCCGATAGAAAGAGCAAATCCGATTTGCATGAAGACCCGGACTATTTTATAGTCCCGTTAAACGGCAATCAGGTTGAGATAAATATCCTCCCTGTAGAGGATTATGAAAATAATACAACAATAGTCATCCTGAACGACGTAACCGAGCATAAAAAAATAGAAGAACAACTGAGGTATTCCCAGAAAATGGAAGCTGTGGGAACCCTTTCAGGTGGCATTGCCCATGATTTTAATAACCTTCTCATGGGAATACAGGGGAATGTTTCCCTTGCGCTTCTGAATTTAAACCCGGAAGACAGCAACTACCTGAAACTTAAAAATATTGAAGAATACATCAGTAACGGCGCCAAGCTGACCCGGCAGCTTCTGGAATATTCAAGGGGCGGAAAATATGAGGTCAAGACGACAAATCTCAACAGACTCATAAAAAAGCAGGTTGATCTGTTCAGCCCTACCAGGAAGGAAATTACGGTTATTGGAAATTATGATCCGGAGCTTTGGCCGGTAGAGGTCGATCAGGGACAGATAGAGCAGGTAGTGCTGAATCTTTATATAAATTCCTCACATGCCATGCCGGGATGCGGAAAACTCTATATAAAGACAGGAAATGTCGTAGTGAAAGATAATCATAACTTTCCTTTTAAGGTCGATCCCGGAAGATATGCCTGTGTGACGGTTAAAGATACCGGAGTGGGAATGGATGCTGAGACCCTGGAGAGGATCTTTGATCCTTTTTTTACCACTAGAGAGGTCGGCAGTGGATCCGGCCTCGGGCTTGCCTCTGCTTATGGAATAGTTAAAAATCACAACGGCTTTATCGATGTTAAGAGTGCTCCTGGTGAAGGCTCTGCGTTTCAGATATACCTGCCTGTATCGAAGAACAAGGTTAAAGAAGAAAGTGTGGTTTCCGAAGATATTGTCAAGGCTGACGAAACTGTTCTTCTTGTTGATGACGAAAATATGATTATCGAAGTAGGCCGGGAGATCCTGGAATATTTGGGATATTCGGTTATAACTGCCGGCAGCGGGAGAGAGGTTATTGAGATAATGAATCACTCACATAGTGAGGATAGTGAGGACAGCAATGAGAATGAGGTGGCAGCCGGCAGCGTCAAGCCCGACCTGGTTATCCTCGATATGGTGATGCCGGATATGAATGGCGGCGCTGTATTCGATGCGCTCAGGAATATATCCCCTGGAATAAAAGTAATCCTCTCCAGCGGATACAGTGCAAACGGCAAGGTTGATAAAATTATGAACCGGGGATGCAACGGATTTATTCAGAAGCCATTTGGTTTGAAACAGCTTTCTCAAAAAATAAGGGAAGTTCTCGATGATTAA
- a CDS encoding diguanylate cyclase: MYQNFSILIAEDNPVSGKMLEKILVQEGHKVIIAENGRVAMEKFNNKFCPIIITDWMMPEMNGQELCRAIRAVDRQSYVYIILVTANNEKQKVVTGLEAGADDYISKPYNPAELIARLNTGIRFLRLEESLKKANEEIRKLSIKDSLTGSYNRAFISQHLPKELKRAIRYNKPLSLIFCDIDHFKRINDTFGHNVGDQVLKELVRIISNAIRMNMDWIGRYGGEEFIVVLPETDIHGAYFIAERLRKKVEAMVVKTMEETISITASFGVSEFNHETGYEVCGYEELINVADQYMYQAKNEGRNMVK; the protein is encoded by the coding sequence TTGTATCAAAATTTTTCTATTCTTATAGCCGAAGATAATCCTGTTTCCGGAAAAATGCTCGAAAAGATTCTTGTTCAGGAAGGCCATAAAGTAATAATTGCTGAAAACGGCCGCGTTGCCATGGAAAAATTCAATAATAAATTTTGCCCGATCATTATTACAGACTGGATGATGCCTGAAATGAACGGCCAGGAACTATGCAGGGCAATTAGAGCGGTGGATCGTCAGAGTTATGTTTATATTATTCTTGTTACCGCCAACAATGAGAAACAAAAGGTTGTGACTGGTCTTGAGGCCGGGGCCGATGATTATATAAGCAAGCCGTATAATCCTGCTGAACTAATCGCGCGGCTGAACACAGGTATACGCTTTCTGAGGCTGGAGGAATCTTTAAAAAAGGCCAATGAAGAGATAAGGAAATTGTCCATAAAAGATTCACTGACCGGAAGCTATAACCGCGCATTCATTTCCCAACACCTTCCTAAAGAATTAAAGAGAGCCATCAGATATAATAAACCTCTGTCTCTTATTTTTTGTGATATTGATCATTTTAAAAGAATCAATGATACTTTCGGCCACAACGTCGGCGATCAGGTTCTTAAAGAATTGGTCCGTATAATTTCGAATGCGATCCGGATGAATATGGATTGGATCGGGAGATATGGAGGTGAAGAGTTTATAGTCGTACTTCCTGAAACAGATATTCACGGGGCTTACTTTATTGCAGAGAGGCTCCGCAAAAAAGTAGAAGCTATGGTGGTTAAAACGATGGAAGAGACTATATCCATTACAGCTTCTTTCGGGGTTTCTGAATTTAACCACGAAACAGGTTATGAAGTGTGTGGATATGAAGAGTTGATCAACGTGGCGGATCAATACATGTATCAGGCCAAGAACGAAGGCAGAAACATGGTCAAATGA
- a CDS encoding thiolase C-terminal domain-containing protein — translation MKKRKLGRGVAVIGAGMTKFGMYKNKDSKDLFTEAFNETIASVDKGFDPNEIEALYLGNFSNDFFVHQAHWAPMISDLIGLSPKPATRTEGACASSALAFREGVFAIASGFYDIVLVGGVEDMSKVSTEEVAEGLALATVPYEGRVGFTFPGVFGVIATAYFAKYGASHRDLMNVTIKSHNNAPFNPKAQIPFTIRDMMNAKIERAKAKGRPAPQWKDEIEFLSDLSANPPVAWPMHLYDCCPISDGASCMILAAEEIAGNFTDKPLKVIGIGQGSGRGFHSAKSLTSFEATQNAAKEAYGMSGLKPEDIQFSEVHDCFSIAEIIHTEDLGFFKKGEGYKAVRDGLTRLDGPIPINTSGGLKSKGHPVGATGTSQLVEVWKQLRNEAGERQVKKKNLRIGAAHNLGGTGGTCTFTILERR, via the coding sequence ATGAAAAAAAGAAAACTCGGCCGGGGTGTGGCCGTAATAGGGGCCGGAATGACAAAATTCGGCATGTACAAAAACAAAGACTCAAAAGATCTTTTTACCGAAGCCTTTAATGAAACAATTGCATCGGTGGACAAAGGTTTCGATCCCAATGAAATAGAAGCGTTGTATCTTGGAAATTTCTCCAATGATTTTTTCGTGCATCAAGCACACTGGGCGCCGATGATATCGGATCTGATCGGCCTATCTCCGAAACCTGCCACCCGAACCGAAGGAGCATGCGCGTCAAGCGCGCTTGCATTCAGAGAAGGCGTTTTTGCAATAGCTTCAGGGTTCTATGATATTGTGCTGGTAGGCGGAGTTGAAGATATGTCAAAAGTTTCTACTGAAGAGGTTGCCGAAGGTCTGGCCCTGGCGACAGTTCCATATGAAGGGAGGGTCGGTTTTACTTTCCCTGGTGTTTTCGGCGTTATAGCAACAGCCTATTTTGCAAAATATGGCGCCTCCCATAGAGATCTTATGAATGTAACTATTAAAAGCCACAACAATGCGCCTTTTAATCCCAAGGCCCAGATACCATTTACAATCCGGGATATGATGAATGCAAAAATTGAACGCGCCAAAGCAAAAGGAAGGCCCGCGCCTCAATGGAAGGATGAGATAGAGTTCCTGTCCGATCTTTCTGCAAATCCTCCAGTTGCTTGGCCGATGCACCTTTATGACTGCTGCCCTATAAGCGACGGCGCAAGTTGTATGATCCTTGCCGCCGAAGAGATTGCAGGAAACTTTACAGACAAGCCACTTAAAGTAATCGGTATCGGCCAGGGAAGTGGAAGGGGTTTTCATTCCGCGAAGTCGCTGACATCATTCGAAGCTACCCAAAATGCCGCAAAAGAGGCTTACGGCATGTCCGGGCTTAAACCTGAAGATATTCAATTTTCCGAAGTGCACGACTGTTTCTCCATCGCAGAAATTATTCATACTGAAGACCTCGGCTTCTTCAAAAAAGGGGAAGGCTACAAAGCCGTAAGGGATGGCCTGACAAGATTGGACGGCCCCATACCGATCAACACTTCCGGCGGCCTGAAGAGCAAGGGGCATCCGGTTGGCGCTACAGGTACATCTCAACTCGTCGAAGTTTGGAAGCAATTAAGAAATGAGGCTGGAGAAAGACAGGTCAAGAAAAAAAATCTACGGATCGGAGCGGCTCATAACCTGGGAGGCACCGGAGGCACCTGCACATTCACTATCCTGGAAAGGAGATAG
- a CDS encoding Zn-ribbon domain-containing OB-fold protein — protein sequence MEKKIFSDIEYNKYLNKKKLMGSKCKKCGSLFTPPRPICIDCYGTDMEWVEMKGTGKLAAFTCISIGPPFMIEEGFDRKHPYCVGVVELDEGTKVDARIEGIDPARPETIKVGMPLAVKYLHRKKKGEKLTYLAFEPV from the coding sequence ATGGAAAAAAAAATCTTCAGCGATATAGAATATAACAAATATCTTAATAAAAAAAAACTTATGGGATCAAAATGTAAAAAATGCGGTTCTCTATTTACTCCCCCGAGGCCAATCTGCATCGACTGCTACGGCACGGATATGGAGTGGGTAGAAATGAAAGGCACCGGTAAACTGGCTGCCTTTACATGTATTTCAATCGGGCCTCCTTTTATGATCGAAGAAGGATTTGACAGAAAACATCCTTATTGTGTCGGCGTGGTCGAGCTGGACGAGGGGACTAAAGTCGACGCCCGGATTGAGGGGATTGACCCGGCCAGGCCGGAAACCATTAAAGTGGGAATGCCCCTTGCGGTCAAGTACCTTCACAGGAAAAAAAAAGGAGAAAAGCTTACATATCTGGCATTTGAACCGGTTTAG
- a CDS encoding sigma-54-dependent transcriptional regulator: MESIPDNNPQLLVVDDDPGLLLSIKASIVSLGMPEPALLSDSRLVIDLLGKHRFPVVLLDLMMPHLSGMDLLQQIKKEFPETACVIVTAVDDVASTVEAMRKGAYDYLVKPLNTEQLAIVINRAMERYNLRFGLSLYERKQLFSDLDNPKAFKEIIAEDEAMALVFRQVEAVAATDYSVVITGESGTGKEMVARVIHKLSNRKQAPFLAVNMAAFSKALFEDEFFGHAKGAYTDAMVEKKGFFEQADCGTLFLDEIAELDLSLQGKLLRVIEEQELYRLGSTEVRNVDVRILSATNRDIDKEIKKGNFRADLFYRLNMYNIKIPHLKDRKNDIIPLAQHFLKIYAEKNNKKIDSIAKDLAEALIEYQFPGNVRELENIIAGAVLLEKSDSLTLSSAGSLASDMKPFKRVNDKVLTLAELEKEHIGHILNITGGNRTKAARLLGINTTTVYRKIEKYGL, from the coding sequence ATGGAGTCAATACCTGATAATAACCCGCAACTACTGGTTGTCGATGACGACCCAGGCCTTCTTTTAAGCATCAAAGCCTCCATTGTCAGTCTGGGGATGCCTGAACCGGCGCTTCTCTCCGATTCCAGGCTTGTTATTGATCTGCTGGGTAAGCACCGTTTCCCTGTTGTGCTGCTCGATTTGATGATGCCGCATCTTTCCGGGATGGATCTTCTACAGCAAATAAAAAAAGAGTTTCCGGAAACTGCGTGCGTAATAGTTACCGCCGTAGATGATGTTGCTTCCACTGTCGAGGCCATGAGAAAGGGGGCTTATGATTATCTTGTCAAGCCGCTTAACACAGAACAGCTTGCAATAGTAATTAATCGTGCCATGGAAAGATACAATCTAAGATTCGGTTTGTCACTCTATGAGAGAAAACAGCTCTTTTCGGATCTGGATAATCCAAAGGCATTTAAAGAGATTATTGCTGAAGATGAGGCTATGGCCCTTGTCTTCCGCCAGGTAGAGGCTGTTGCCGCCACGGATTACAGCGTTGTGATTACAGGTGAATCCGGAACAGGCAAGGAGATGGTGGCGCGTGTAATTCATAAATTGAGCAATCGTAAGCAGGCCCCTTTTCTGGCCGTCAATATGGCGGCCTTTAGTAAAGCACTTTTTGAAGATGAATTCTTCGGCCATGCTAAAGGCGCTTATACAGATGCTATGGTTGAAAAAAAAGGATTTTTTGAACAGGCTGACTGCGGAACACTTTTTCTGGATGAAATTGCCGAACTCGATCTCTCTCTCCAGGGAAAACTCCTCAGGGTAATTGAGGAACAGGAGTTATACCGTTTGGGAAGCACTGAAGTAAGAAATGTGGATGTACGTATATTATCAGCCACCAACAGGGATATAGATAAAGAAATCAAAAAGGGTAATTTTCGTGCAGATCTCTTCTACCGACTTAACATGTACAATATAAAAATTCCTCATTTAAAGGATAGAAAAAACGATATTATTCCTTTAGCTCAACACTTTCTCAAGATTTATGCGGAAAAAAATAATAAGAAGATCGATTCAATTGCCAAAGATTTGGCGGAAGCTCTGATTGAATACCAGTTTCCAGGAAATGTAAGGGAACTCGAAAACATTATAGCGGGAGCGGTGCTGCTTGAAAAAAGTGATTCATTGACTCTATCTTCAGCCGGAAGCCTGGCATCTGATATGAAACCTTTTAAACGGGTTAATGATAAAGTGCTTACTCTTGCCGAACTGGAAAAAGAACATATAGGGCATATATTGAATATTACCGGCGGCAACCGTACAAAGGCTGCCAGGCTTCTTGGAATAAATACTACAACAGTATACAGGAAGATAGAGAAATACGGGTTGTAG
- a CDS encoding ATP-binding protein, whose protein sequence is METNIDLNREIAARKCAEEALLKSQEELREASKMESLGTLVAGMAHEINNPINLIIFNMPLFEKIWIDFLPVLKEVADKEPYRKYGGLQYAFLKDHLIQLISDVNMAAKRVANIVNDLKKFARQSYIFDKKPIQINTAVINAIKFAQTSINDFRIDIEQNLSPALPLIEGDSGHIEQVVLNILLNAVQAISYKNIPGLIKISTGVQHKDGRVYIKISDNGIGVSPSISNKIFDPFVTDKQMKGGTGLGLSISHSFVKAHGGEITFQSEQGEGTIFTICLPTKIKEKAARILIVDDDEMIRNMLRDALTNQRSYFVDDAHNGLEACIKLGTYRPDLLILDIFMPEMDGLGVCRAIKKDPALADLKVMITTGNRDHPKLDQVFRLGFANIHCKPFKIQKFLQEVDYLVNS, encoded by the coding sequence ATGGAAACAAACATAGATTTGAACCGTGAGATTGCCGCACGTAAATGCGCGGAAGAGGCGCTTCTTAAAAGTCAAGAAGAACTCCGAGAGGCAAGTAAAATGGAGTCTCTTGGGACTCTGGTGGCGGGGATGGCGCATGAGATTAATAATCCGATTAATCTTATTATATTTAACATGCCCCTCTTTGAGAAAATATGGATAGATTTTCTGCCTGTTTTGAAGGAGGTTGCAGATAAAGAACCTTACCGTAAATATGGTGGTTTGCAATATGCTTTTCTCAAGGATCATTTAATTCAGCTTATTTCCGATGTTAACATGGCGGCCAAGAGGGTAGCCAACATTGTCAATGATCTGAAGAAATTTGCCAGACAGTCCTATATTTTCGATAAAAAGCCTATCCAGATTAATACTGCCGTTATTAATGCCATAAAATTTGCCCAAACTAGTATAAACGATTTTCGTATTGATATAGAACAGAACCTATCCCCTGCTCTTCCTTTAATAGAAGGAGATTCGGGGCATATTGAACAGGTCGTCCTGAATATACTTTTAAACGCAGTACAGGCTATAAGCTATAAGAATATACCCGGCCTTATCAAGATTTCAACCGGGGTTCAGCACAAGGACGGACGGGTTTATATCAAGATATCTGATAACGGTATAGGCGTATCTCCATCCATTTCCAATAAAATTTTTGATCCTTTTGTCACAGACAAGCAAATGAAAGGAGGCACCGGCCTCGGACTTTCTATATCCCACAGTTTTGTGAAGGCCCATGGCGGTGAGATAACCTTTCAGAGCGAGCAGGGAGAAGGAACTATTTTTACAATCTGCTTGCCGACAAAAATAAAAGAAAAAGCCGCCAGAATTCTCATTGTAGATGACGATGAAATGATTCGGAATATGTTAAGAGATGCCCTTACCAATCAACGTTCTTATTTCGTGGATGATGCTCATAATGGCCTGGAAGCCTGTATAAAACTTGGAACATACCGGCCTGATCTGCTTATACTCGATATTTTTATGCCGGAAATGGACGGGCTTGGAGTTTGCCGTGCCATAAAAAAGGATCCTGCGCTTGCTGATCTCAAGGTAATGATTACAACAGGAAACCGGGATCATCCTAAACTCGATCAGGTCTTTAGATTAGGCTTTGCCAATATTCATTGCAAACCTTTTAAAATACAAAAATTCCTTCAAGAGGTGGATTATCTGGTTAATTCCTGA
- a CDS encoding response regulator, with the protein MNILVIDDNPATLRQHKLNIKNWGHNVSSSDNWLQACSMLESTTIDIIICDLEMPEMDSLDFGRMIRSKDFNQYIYFIIISHGNNHEAIIQATEAGADDYLVKPVCYDELRSRIDIGSRIVNFEKEAICKDEELEKNYYQTLRTFTSLIEVFSKDLGGHCRRVAGLSLILATKYTKIPMEEYRVIEAAALLHDIGMIGLPNKIFSSKRTELKGEEKNQYLSHPERGELILQEIEFLHPAAKIVRAHHEQYNGKGFPDGLQGDELPLHAQIVSAASIYDNIVNRGAISLGDIPGMLHRLSSYQLDPEIVNYLLEINMENIQEENRKDYLEISLDDLKKGMVLTRDVRMKTGAIIMPANTELTLYNIEKLQTYRALKHFEQNVFILKSGLRPV; encoded by the coding sequence ATGAATATACTGGTTATCGATGACAACCCGGCAACTCTGCGTCAGCATAAGCTCAATATAAAAAACTGGGGGCACAATGTATCTTCAAGCGATAATTGGTTGCAAGCATGCTCAATGCTTGAATCCACAACAATAGACATTATCATATGCGACTTAGAGATGCCGGAAATGGACAGCCTCGACTTTGGCAGAATGATTCGCTCAAAAGATTTTAATCAATATATTTACTTCATCATTATAAGCCACGGGAATAATCATGAGGCAATTATTCAGGCTACAGAAGCAGGCGCAGATGATTATCTTGTCAAGCCTGTCTGCTACGATGAACTACGGTCACGCATAGATATAGGCTCCCGAATCGTAAATTTTGAAAAAGAAGCTATCTGTAAAGATGAGGAGCTTGAAAAAAATTACTACCAAACCTTGCGAACATTTACAAGCCTTATTGAGGTGTTTAGCAAAGATCTGGGCGGACACTGTCGAAGAGTCGCAGGACTTTCTTTAATACTTGCAACAAAATATACTAAAATACCGATGGAGGAATATCGGGTAATTGAGGCCGCCGCCCTGCTCCACGATATAGGTATGATTGGTCTTCCAAATAAAATTTTTTCAAGCAAAAGAACCGAATTAAAAGGCGAAGAAAAAAATCAGTACCTTTCACATCCGGAGCGGGGAGAGCTCATTCTGCAAGAAATTGAATTCCTGCATCCTGCGGCAAAGATTGTAAGAGCCCATCACGAACAGTATAATGGGAAAGGTTTTCCTGATGGTCTCCAGGGAGATGAACTTCCTCTTCATGCTCAGATTGTATCTGCCGCATCCATATATGATAATATTGTAAACAGGGGAGCTATCAGTCTTGGAGATATTCCCGGCATGCTTCACAGGCTGAGCAGTTATCAGCTTGATCCGGAGATAGTAAATTATCTTCTTGAAATCAATATGGAGAATATTCAGGAGGAAAACAGAAAGGATTACCTGGAAATCAGCCTGGATGATTTAAAAAAAGGGATGGTGCTTACCCGGGATGTGCGCATGAAAACCGGGGCCATCATAATGCCGGCAAATACGGAACTTACTCTTTATAACATTGAAAAACTCCAGACATATCGTGCTTTGAAGCATTTTGAACAGAATGTTTTTATTCTCAAGAGCGGCCTGCGGCCTGTATGA
- a CDS encoding MotA/TolQ/ExbB proton channel family protein yields MDIATVIGLLGGAGLVLSAIILGGSAGIFINVPGLLIVVGGSIATAFMKFTMAEVIGSIKVAMKAFLIKVDSPDKIISDMVSYTRIAKKEGLIALEKEKPEDNFAAKALAYLSDGYDEGLISDMLNKDIRLTVQRHTLGQNFFKGIGATAPAFGMIGTLIGLVQMLSNMSDPSSIGPSMAVALLTTLYGAVIANLVCIPIAEKLKFRCDEEQVYKNIIVEGAVAITRGIAPMVLEESLRIFLSPKKREQTLTDKDGDSSGQ; encoded by the coding sequence ATGGATATTGCAACAGTTATAGGTCTCCTGGGAGGAGCTGGTTTAGTCCTTTCAGCAATCATTCTGGGCGGCAGCGCCGGTATTTTTATTAATGTGCCGGGACTGCTGATCGTTGTGGGGGGAAGTATTGCAACTGCTTTTATGAAATTCACAATGGCTGAAGTTATTGGTTCGATTAAAGTTGCCATGAAAGCTTTTTTAATAAAAGTTGATTCGCCCGATAAAATAATTTCAGATATGGTCTCCTATACCAGAATAGCAAAAAAAGAAGGATTAATAGCCCTGGAAAAAGAAAAACCGGAGGATAATTTCGCAGCCAAGGCCCTTGCATACCTTTCCGACGGATATGATGAAGGCTTAATATCAGACATGCTTAACAAGGATATCCGCTTGACTGTGCAGCGTCATACCCTGGGACAGAATTTTTTTAAGGGCATCGGAGCAACAGCGCCGGCCTTTGGCATGATTGGAACCCTGATAGGGCTCGTTCAGATGCTGTCAAATATGTCGGATCCTTCCAGCATCGGCCCCTCAATGGCGGTTGCTCTTCTTACAACTCTTTATGGAGCAGTTATCGCAAACCTTGTTTGTATCCCCATAGCTGAAAAATTAAAATTCAGATGCGATGAAGAACAGGTCTATAAAAACATTATTGTTGAAGGCGCCGTGGCGATTACACGCGGCATAGCCCCTATGGTGCTGGAAGAATCTTTAAGGATATTCCTTTCTCCCAAAAAACGTGAACAAACTTTAACTGATAAGGATGGTGATTCCAGTGGGCAGTGA
- a CDS encoding OmpA family protein, protein MGSDPNVPEKPVEEGAPDWVVTFGDLMSLLLCFFVLLLSFSETDKAVYKEVAGSMAKAFGIQRKERVMDNPMGMKIIARDFDQTILSPFQREEVIATQLKEEIGEELKKGYHTDIQDIKDLIKVETGENSVTIRMMGESTFNSGKAYVRPEIVKMLQKIASVLKKTEGDIIIAGHTDNVPIKSGPYKSNLALSMARAASVAEILLNQAHVQPERISTMGFGEYRPRESNDIPEGRKRNRRVEITLKLKKSQI, encoded by the coding sequence GTGGGCAGTGATCCTAATGTACCGGAAAAACCTGTTGAAGAAGGCGCGCCCGACTGGGTTGTAACATTCGGCGATCTTATGAGCCTGCTGCTCTGTTTTTTTGTGCTCCTGCTATCATTTTCAGAAACAGACAAAGCTGTTTATAAAGAAGTTGCAGGTTCCATGGCAAAGGCATTTGGCATTCAGCGCAAAGAGAGGGTGATGGACAATCCTATGGGTATGAAAATAATCGCCAGGGATTTTGACCAGACGATCCTTTCCCCTTTTCAAAGAGAGGAGGTTATTGCCACACAGTTGAAAGAAGAAATAGGCGAAGAGCTGAAAAAAGGTTATCATACCGATATCCAGGATATAAAAGATCTTATAAAAGTAGAGACAGGAGAAAACAGCGTAACCATCAGAATGATGGGAGAAAGCACCTTTAATTCCGGCAAGGCTTATGTCCGGCCGGAAATAGTGAAAATGCTGCAAAAAATCGCATCTGTTCTTAAAAAAACAGAAGGCGATATAATAATTGCAGGACATACCGATAATGTCCCTATCAAAAGCGGACCTTATAAATCCAATCTCGCCCTTTCCATGGCCCGCGCGGCCTCGGTCGCCGAAATCCTCCTCAACCAGGCACATGTCCAACCTGAACGTATTTCAACAATGGGTTTCGGAGAGTACCGCCCACGGGAGAGCAATGACATTCCTGAAGGCAGGAAAAGAAACCGGCGGGTTGAAATAACCCTTAAACTGAAGAAATCCCAAATTTAA
- a CDS encoding type II toxin-antitoxin system HicB family antitoxin, with translation MVNYTAKYTKIDAGYMGQLIDWPEVITEGKNLEECRTMLKDVLCEMVLAYNDLGKKIPIGNALIEQVPVEVEYVNQTA, from the coding sequence ATGGTTAATTATACCGCCAAATATACAAAAATTGATGCCGGTTATATGGGACAACTGATCGATTGGCCGGAAGTCATAACCGAAGGTAAAAATCTCGAAGAATGTCGCACTATGCTTAAAGACGTACTTTGTGAAATGGTTCTTGCTTATAATGATCTTGGGAAAAAAATTCCGATTGGAAATGCTTTAATTGAGCAGGTGCCGGTTGAGGTTGAATATGTCAATCAAACGGCGTGA
- a CDS encoding type II toxin-antitoxin system HicA family toxin: protein MSIKRRDLISYFEKNKYYLPREGSNHSIYYNGSKAIPVKRHRQFDRITANELCKQAGLKPRF, encoded by the coding sequence ATGTCAATCAAACGGCGTGATCTTATTAGCTATTTTGAAAAAAATAAGTATTATTTGCCAAGAGAAGGAAGCAACCATTCTATTTACTATAATGGTTCCAAAGCTATTCCTGTAAAAAGACACAGACAGTTTGACAGAATAACAGCAAATGAGCTTTGTAAGCAGGCTGGGTTAAAGCCCAGGTTTTGA